The nucleotide window CCACCGCTACCCCCCTATACCGAAGAAACCGCGCGGGAAAAAGTTCGCCTGGCCGAAGATGGCTGGAATGGCCGTAACCCGGAAAAAGTCTCCCAGGCTTATTCACTGGATACCCAGTGGCGAAATCGCTCCCAGTTCATCACCAGTCGTGACGAGGCTCAGGCTTTTCTCACAGAGAAGTGGAACAAGGAACATGAGTACCGGTTGGTTAAAGAGCTGTTTGCCTTTAAAGACAACCGCATTGCGGTGCGCTATGCCTACGAATGGCACGATGACAGTGGTAACTGGTTTCGTTCCTACGGCAACGAAAACTGGGTGTTTGACCAGGAGGGTTTGATGACCCATCGATACGCCAGCATCAACGACCTGCCCATTACCCAACAGGAACGGAAATTCCATTGGCCACAAGGGCGCCGTCCGGACGACCATCCCGGTTTATCAGAGCTGGGACTTTAAAAAAGTATTTAATGATCAGGAGCAAATCATGAACCCCAAATTTTCAGAATCCAATGATCCCATTAAGCTGTATCGAAACCCTTTGTCCGGTCACTGCCACCGTGTGGAATTGATGCTGTCTTTGCTCGACCTTCCTTACGAAACCGTCGACCTGGATATGGTGAACGGCGCACACAAAGCGCCCGAGTATCTAGAAATCAGCCCTTTTGGCCAGGTGCCTGCTATTGACGATAACGGCACTACACTTTCTGATTCCAATGCCATCATCACTTATCTGGAAAGAAAATATAACGATGGCTACGAATGGCTGCCGCAAGACCCGGTTCAGGCTGCAGAGGTACAACGCTGGCTGTCAGTAGCCGCCGGTGAAATTGCACACGGCCCCTGTGCGGTACGCCTGGTCAAACTGTTTGGTGTTGAGCTGGATTACGACGTTGCCAAGCAAAAAACCGAAAGGTTTTTTGACGTGCTGGAGCCCCTGCTGAAAGAGCGTAGCTACTTGGCTGGTGACAACATCACCTTGGCGGATATTGCTGGTTACAGCTATATCTCTCACGTGCCGGAAGGTGGTGTCAGTCTGGAGCCTTACCCTGCTATACGCGATTGGCTTCAGCGTGTTGAAGCGCAGCCGCGTTTTGTGGGTATGGCTCGGTCGCCTTTGCCTGACGCCTGAGTCGGCTGGATTTTATAGCGGAAGCAAAAAGTGCCCAAAACGCAAACCTCAAAATTTCATGCGGCGGAAATCGCGGTGCAAAAGCGCCGCGGTGTTGCTGAAGTGGTTGCAGAATACGGTGAAGACTTTATTCGCGAAGCCATGCCACAGCAGCACCGCGATTTTTTCAGCGAGTTGCCGTTTGTTCTTTTGGGGCTTGTGG belongs to bacterium SCSIO 12696 and includes:
- a CDS encoding nuclear transport factor 2 family protein, whose protein sequence is MPRPPLPPYTEETAREKVRLAEDGWNGRNPEKVSQAYSLDTQWRNRSQFITSRDEAQAFLTEKWNKEHEYRLVKELFAFKDNRIAVRYAYEWHDDSGNWFRSYGNENWVFDQEGLMTHRYASINDLPITQQERKFHWPQGRRPDDHPGLSELGL
- a CDS encoding glutathione S-transferase, which translates into the protein MNPKFSESNDPIKLYRNPLSGHCHRVELMLSLLDLPYETVDLDMVNGAHKAPEYLEISPFGQVPAIDDNGTTLSDSNAIITYLERKYNDGYEWLPQDPVQAAEVQRWLSVAAGEIAHGPCAVRLVKLFGVELDYDVAKQKTERFFDVLEPLLKERSYLAGDNITLADIAGYSYISHVPEGGVSLEPYPAIRDWLQRVEAQPRFVGMARSPLPDA